From the Penicillium oxalicum strain HP7-1 chromosome V, whole genome shotgun sequence genome, one window contains:
- a CDS encoding V-type proton ATPase subunit F, translated as MASSATYKDRQLLAVIGDEDSVTGLLLAGIGHVTEGADAQRNFLVVDSKTETSQIEQAFRNFTEERKDIAVLLINQHIAERIRHSVDTFADPFPAVLEIPSKDHPYDPEKDSVLKRVRRLFGE; from the exons ATGGCGTCAAGTGCAACTTACAAG GACCGCCAACTTCTTGCTGTCATTGGCGATGAAGA CTCCGTGACAGGTCTTCTACTCGCGGGTATCGGC CACGTTACGGAAGGTGCAGATGCCCAGCGGAACTTTCTAGTCGTCGATAGCAAAACCGAGACCTCGCAGATCGAGCAAGCCTTCCGAAACTTTACAGAGGAGCGCAAGGACATCGCTGTGCTTCTGATCAACCAACAC ATTGCAGAACGGATTCGTCACAGCGTAGACACCTTTGCCGACCCATTCCCTGCGGTTCTCGAAATTCCCAGCAAGGATCACCCATACGACCCCGAGAAGGACAGCGTTCTAAAGCGTGTCCGACGACTCTTTGGCGAATAA
- a CDS encoding Phosphatidylglycerol/phosphatidylinositol transfer protein: MKFVSAAALLLAAPLVAAASIPSIFDPTQAPMSAANSVRNNPVEGDNPLEFCEPPTSHLLTIDSVDLSPNPPKAGQTLTITASGVFHERITSGATVNIVVKYGLITLIRQTMDLCEQIENVDLKCPLEKGRMTMTKQVDLPSQIPPGTYSVLADVYTEDHKKVTCLMANGIRFSIGGH, encoded by the exons ATGAAGTTCGTATCAGCCGCTGCCCTGCTTCTCGCCGCTCCGCTCGTCGCGGCGGCGTCCATCCCCAGCATCTTCGACCCGACGCAGGCTCCCATGAGTGCGGCCAACAGCGTGCGAAACAACCCGGTCGAGGGTGACAATCCTTTGGAATTCTGTGAACCTCCTACGTCTCATCTTCTCACCATCGACTCCGTCGACTTGTCTCCCAACCCCCCCAAAGC TGGCCAGACCCTCACTATCACCGCCTCGGGCGTCTTCCACGAACGCATTACCTCCGGCGCCACGGTAAACATTGTTGTCAAATATGGTCTCATCACCTTGATCAGGCAGACTATGGATCTCTGCGAACAGATTGAGAACGTCGACTTGAAATGCCCTCTCgagaagggaagaatgaccatgaccaAGCAGGTGGACCTGCCAAGCCAAATTCCTCCC GGCACCTATTCCGTCCTTGCTGATGTCTACACCGAGGACCACAAGAAGGTCACCTGCCTCATGGCTAATGGCATCCGGTTCAGTATTGGTGGACACTGA